CCCGACAGCCCGCCCTTGGCCCGCAGCTTGGAGAAGTCCTGCCGGCCGGTCAGGAGTTTGTGCACGTACGACTGGTGGCCGGTGTCCCACAGGATGCGGTCGGCGGGCGAGTCGAAGACCCGGTGCAGGGCGATGGTCAGCTCGACCACGCCCAGGTTGGGGCCCAGATGGCCGCCGGTTCGGGCGACGGCCCGGATGAGGAAGTGCCGGATCTCCTCGGCGAGTTCGGGCAGGCGGCCCTCGGGAAGCGCCTTGAGGTCGCGCGGTTCCCTGATCTGTGCCAGCAGGGTCATGGGCGGTCGGTCCCCCTCTGTGGTTCGGCTGACCGTGCGCCGGGGAGCCGCTGGCGGCGGGCTCCCCGGCCGTCTCAACGGCTCACCCGCGGTTTCCCGCGACGGTCTCCCGGGCGGCGCGGAGGGACTCCTTGAGGGAGCCCATGGTGGCCAGGACGGCGGTGGGCTCGTAGCCGCAGTGCGCCATGCAGTTGGCGCAGCGGGGGTCCTTGCCGCGGCCGTACTTGTCCCAGTCGGTCTCCTCGATGAGCTCCCGGTACGTGGGGACGTAGCCGTCGCTCATCAGGTAGCACGGGCGCTGCCAGCCGAACAGCGAGTAGTTGGGGATCGCCCAGGCCGTGCACGGGAAGTCCGCCTTGCCCTCCAGGAAGTCCAGGAAGAGCGGGCTGTGGTTGAGCCGCCAGCGGCGCCGGTTGCCGCCGGCGAACGCCTTCTTGAACAGCTCCCGGGTCTGCTCGACGCCCAGGAAGTGCTCCTGGTCGGGGGCCTTCTCGTAGGCATAGGCGGGCGACAGCATCATCTCGTCGACCTGCAGGTCGTCATTGAGGAAGTTGAGGACCTCGATGATGGTCTGCGGGGTGTCGGTGTTGAAGAAGGTGGAGTTGGTGGTGACCCGGAAGCCGCGCCGCTTGGCCTCCTTGATCGCCGCCACCGCCTCGTCGAAGACGCCTTCCTTCGCGACGGATTCGTCGTGCCGCTCGCGCATTCCGTCGATGTGCACCGCGAACGCGAAATACGGCGAGGGGGTGAACAGGTCCATCTTCTTGCGCAGCAGCATCGCATTGGTGCACAGGAAGACATATTTCCGCTTCGCCACCAACTGCCGCACGATCTCGTCGATCTGCGGATGCATCAACGGTTCGCCACCGGCGATGGAGACCATCGGCGCCCCGGACTCCAGCACCGCCCCGACCGCCTGCGCGACCGGCATCCGCTGCTTGAGCACGCCCGCCGGGTGCTGGATCTTCCCGCAGCCCTCGCATTTCAGGTTGCACGCGAAGAGCGGTTCCAGCTCGACGATGAGCGGGAACTTCTCGCGCCGGCGAATCATCTTCTGTTCAAAGAGATAGGTCCCGACCCGAATGGACTGACGGA
The sequence above is a segment of the Streptomyces lydicus genome. Coding sequences within it:
- the hpnH gene encoding adenosyl-hopene transferase HpnH, coding for MAMPLRQSIRVGTYLFEQKMIRRREKFPLIVELEPLFACNLKCEGCGKIQHPAGVLKQRMPVAQAVGAVLESGAPMVSIAGGEPLMHPQIDEIVRQLVAKRKYVFLCTNAMLLRKKMDLFTPSPYFAFAVHIDGMRERHDESVAKEGVFDEAVAAIKEAKRRGFRVTTNSTFFNTDTPQTIIEVLNFLNDDLQVDEMMLSPAYAYEKAPDQEHFLGVEQTRELFKKAFAGGNRRRWRLNHSPLFLDFLEGKADFPCTAWAIPNYSLFGWQRPCYLMSDGYVPTYRELIEETDWDKYGRGKDPRCANCMAHCGYEPTAVLATMGSLKESLRAARETVAGNRG